The DNA region CCTGCGGGAGGATCATCTGATCTCCTCACGGCCCCGGGCCGGGACCCTGGTCGTCCCGCGCACGTCGACGAGTTCCTACGCCCAGGACGTGATGTCCATCGACGATCTGATGGCCTTCGCCACCGGCGCCCGCTTCGTGATCCACGCCAACAAGATGCTCACCGTCGACGCCGACCTGGCTGATCGGACCGGACTTCCCATCGGTGAGGAATGGCTGGCCGTGGGTGGATTCCGACAGGTCGAGGGCGCGCCCAACCCGGTGTGCTTCACCGAGTACTACATCAATCGATCGTTCGCCGCGGTCGGCCGGTTGCTCCAGCGCCACCAGGGACCGGTCTTTCCGCTGATCGAGGACATGTTCGGCCGCAGCGTCGTCGAGGTCCATCAAGAGATCTCGGCCGTGCTGATGCGATCCGATCTCGCTGCCCGCCTCGATGTCGACCCGGGCACCGCGGCGCTGGAACTGCGTCGCACCTACAAGACCTCCGACGGTGAGATCGCCCAGGTGACCATCAACACCCACCCCTCGTCCCGCTACC from Mycolicibacterium sp. MU0053 includes:
- a CDS encoding GntR family transcriptional regulator, which encodes MTEARTADPRYLQVARALRQDIVDGVYPVGSQLPTEHALCERFSVSRYTVREALRRLREDHLISSRPRAGTLVVPRTSTSSYAQDVMSIDDLMAFATGARFVIHANKMLTVDADLADRTGLPIGEEWLAVGGFRQVEGAPNPVCFTEYYINRSFAAVGRLLQRHQGPVFPLIEDMFGRSVVEVHQEISAVLMRSDLAARLDVDPGTAALELRRTYKTSDGEIAQVTINTHPSSRYRHSMTLRRVKG